The proteins below come from a single Mesobacillus jeotgali genomic window:
- the motA gene encoding flagellar motor stator protein MotA, with translation MDKSSIIGVILAIIAVGVGMVFKGVSVSALANPAAILIIIVGTVAAVTIAFPAKELKKVPKLFKILFKEQESADLPSLIRLFSEWAQLARKEGLLALEAKTSEIDDEFLKNGLSLAVDGQSADYIRDVLTEEVEAMEERHLSGAAIFTQAGTYAPTLGVLGAVVGLIAALSHMDNTDELGKAISAAFVATLLGIFTGYVLWHPFANKLKRKSKQEAQVKYMMIEGILSILEGEAPRVIEQKLASYLPAGERKLILEESGVAKDE, from the coding sequence ATGGATAAGTCGTCGATCATTGGTGTCATATTAGCGATCATTGCGGTAGGAGTCGGGATGGTGTTTAAAGGCGTAAGTGTGAGCGCGCTTGCCAATCCAGCAGCGATCTTAATTATAATAGTGGGTACTGTCGCAGCGGTGACAATTGCTTTTCCTGCAAAAGAGTTGAAGAAAGTGCCCAAGCTTTTCAAGATCTTATTCAAGGAACAGGAAAGTGCCGACTTACCATCCTTGATTCGTTTATTTTCTGAATGGGCTCAGCTGGCACGGAAAGAAGGTTTGCTTGCACTAGAAGCGAAAACAAGTGAAATTGATGATGAATTTCTCAAGAATGGACTTTCGCTTGCGGTAGACGGCCAGAGCGCTGATTATATCAGGGACGTATTAACAGAAGAAGTGGAAGCGATGGAGGAACGCCACCTTTCAGGAGCGGCTATTTTTACCCAGGCTGGCACATATGCCCCGACACTGGGTGTTCTTGGTGCGGTAGTTGGTTTGATTGCAGCGCTGAGTCATATGGACAATACAGATGAGTTAGGTAAAGCGATCAGTGCAGCTTTCGTTGCAACATTATTGGGGATTTTCACTGGTTATGTTTTATGGCATCCATTTGCCAATAAATTGAAGAGAAAATCAAAGCAAGAAGCACAAGTAAAATACATGATGATAGAGGGAATCCTCTCAATCCTTGAAGGGGAAGCACCAAGAGTGATTGAACAAAAACTTGCTTCTTATTTGCCAGCAGGCGAACGGAAACTGATCCTTGAGGAAAGCGGCGTGGCGAAGGATGAGTAG
- a CDS encoding methyl-accepting chemotaxis protein, giving the protein MEAIQTLRRQDTKKKNVLMLSTYSVSLIATAAYTIIEKEIFLKTAVYVSELAFFVLFFLIFQLWLKKESLFPYAAFAAIFIHHFFYIGMFGGNGAFLLVLLFLAVFSAIHFDIKIFVTGFSLGLVAVVMNTMLATENQDFLSSTFTAILLCYILIGVVLFVLIRLNRNAFKSLETFLADSETEKVRKEQHSALLHGELLVVTESLGKINEQIQTHLSSQTEMKIAVNEISAGSQVQTEQINQISENAEMTKQRMDEMSDMSVLLSDNTLQAAKASESGSVKLTELQGDMKELAASISELSQTFSMLTKKIEETNGFIVNIRNITEQTNLLALNASIEAARAGEAGKGFSVVANEIRKLAEMTKETAIQITENLTSVNETNSAALEKMNDSSEKLAESRSAVGEVSGFFTEVGSTLRELTNQFSQFELTVSDVKNQTGDVEASTRELAAIIEQATAGLEEMNATIETLNDDNQTIAAYVSQTAAAAEKIKTLGA; this is encoded by the coding sequence GTGGAGGCTATTCAAACTCTCCGCAGGCAGGATACGAAAAAGAAAAACGTCTTGATGCTCAGTACCTATTCGGTATCCTTGATTGCGACCGCAGCATACACCATCATCGAAAAAGAAATATTTTTAAAAACAGCGGTTTATGTAAGTGAATTAGCATTTTTCGTCTTGTTTTTCCTGATATTCCAGCTATGGCTTAAGAAGGAGTCCTTGTTCCCTTATGCCGCTTTTGCAGCTATCTTCATCCATCACTTCTTTTATATCGGAATGTTTGGAGGCAACGGTGCATTTTTGCTCGTCCTGCTGTTCCTGGCGGTCTTTTCAGCCATCCATTTCGATATAAAAATCTTTGTTACCGGATTCAGCCTCGGCCTTGTTGCAGTTGTAATGAATACCATGCTCGCTACAGAAAACCAGGATTTTTTAAGCAGCACCTTCACGGCAATCTTGCTTTGTTATATTCTGATCGGCGTCGTGCTGTTCGTCTTGATCCGCTTGAACAGGAATGCCTTTAAATCGCTGGAGACCTTCCTTGCGGATTCAGAAACCGAAAAGGTCCGTAAAGAACAGCACAGCGCTTTGCTCCATGGTGAACTTCTTGTCGTTACTGAAAGTCTTGGTAAGATTAATGAACAAATCCAGACCCATCTGTCTTCGCAAACAGAAATGAAAATCGCTGTAAATGAAATTTCTGCCGGAAGCCAGGTTCAGACGGAACAGATCAACCAAATTTCCGAAAATGCAGAAATGACAAAGCAAAGAATGGATGAAATGTCCGATATGTCCGTCCTGCTCTCTGACAATACTTTGCAGGCTGCAAAAGCTTCCGAGAGCGGCTCCGTGAAACTCACCGAGCTCCAAGGCGACATGAAAGAGCTGGCTGCTTCAATCTCCGAACTCAGCCAGACATTCTCCATGCTCACGAAGAAGATCGAAGAAACGAACGGCTTCATCGTCAACATCCGCAACATCACAGAGCAAACGAATCTGCTAGCGCTCAATGCCTCAATTGAAGCTGCACGCGCCGGTGAAGCTGGCAAAGGCTTTTCGGTTGTAGCAAATGAAATACGCAAGCTGGCGGAAATGACGAAAGAAACAGCTATCCAGATTACCGAGAACCTTACCTCTGTTAATGAAACAAACTCAGCCGCTCTGGAAAAAATGAACGACAGCAGTGAAAAGCTGGCAGAGAGCCGTTCCGCAGTCGGAGAGGTTTCCGGTTTCTTCACAGAAGTCGGCAGCACCCTTCGTGAATTGACGAACCAATTCAGCCAATTCGAATTGACTGTCAGTGATGTAAAAAATCAGACAGGCGATGTTGAAGCCTCAACACGTGAGCTGGCGGCCATCATCGAGCAGGCAACAGCAGGCCTGGAAGAAATGAACGCAACAATTGAAACATTGAACGACGATAATCAGACAATCGCAGCTTATGTCAGCCAAACAGCAGCCGCTGCTGAAAAAATCAAAACGCTCGGAGCGTAA